The genome window CACGGTCGAACGGCGTGGCCGAACTGACGCGCGTGGAGCCGCCCGTGGTGCCCGCGCTGCCGCCGGCCGGTCACTTCACGGTGCCCACCGCCGTGGCCGTGGTTCCGGCCGCGCCGCAGCGACGGGCGGCCGTCGAGGGCGGGTTCGACTTCTTCGGTACGCAGAAGGACGCGGAGGCGCTGGAGGCCGTGCAGAACGAGGACCTCGCCGACGTGGTCGGCCAGGAGGCCCTCGCGCTCCACAAGGCCGAGTCCGAGGCCCGGTTCAAGCACGCCGACGAGGCCTCCCGAGGCGTCGGCCAGGTCATCGACCTCACGGTCCACGACGAAACGGAACAGATCGACGTACAGGGCCTGCGCACGGCGGCGTCCTGACCCCACGGCACGGAGTGGCCCGACCGTGAGACTCGTTGGGCCACCACCACCGGGGGCTGGCCGCCACCCCTGCCCCGCTTCCCCGCCCCCACCCCCGCCTCCTACTGCGGGCAGTCGTGCCGCTAGGGGCGGCACGGGTGGGCGCAGCGGCACCCGGCAAGCGCCGGTGAGCGAAACCCCGCCCGAGCCGAGCCGAGCCGAAGTCGCCGGGCGCCCCACAGCCACCGGACCCCGACACACCCCCACCACCCACCACCACCCGCTACCCGCTACACCATCCACCGATCCGGCAGAGCCTCCCGCCGCCCCGTCCGCGACCGCTCCGCCTGCGCCCGCAGCAGCTCCGCCGCCTCCCCGCCGTCCCGCAACCGCGCGGTCACCGTCTTGTTGGCCCCGGTGTCGACACGCACATCGGCGAGCCCCTTGTACCGCTTCCAGGGCCCCTGGGACAGCCGTACGCTCTGCACCTTCGCGTGCGGCACGAGGTCGAGCCGCCGCCGCAGCAGCCCGTGCCGCGCCGCGAACACGTGGTCGCTGACGGCCAGCCCGTACCCCCGCCACCACACCGGCACGCACCACCGCGCACGCCCCGGCGGCCGTACGAGCGCCGTCGCGTCCGGCACGGTCACCCCCGGCAGCACCCGCGCGATCACCGCCTCGGCCACCTCGCGCGGCGCGACCGGTACGAGGACGGAGTTCGAGGAGCCGGCCACGTCCAGCTCGACCCGGACCCACCCCCGGCGCCGCCACAGCAGCGGTTCGACGACGCGTACGGTCTGCACCCGGCCGGGCGGGACCGTCTCGTGGGCCCGGTCGAGGAGCCCGTGGTCGATGCGGAGCCCGTCGGGGGAGTCGCCGACGGTCCAGTCGTACTCCGTGACGAACCGCCCCACACTGCTCGCCCCGGCCGCGCCGAGCAGCGGCAGCGCGGTCGCGAGGACGGTCCACACGCTCTCCGTGGCGAACCACAGCGCGGACGGCACCACGACCGCGCCGACCAGGGTCGCCCAGGTCGCGCCGGTCAGGACGAGGGACATGGCCAGCACGCCCGCCGGGACCTTCAGCAGCTGCCGTACGGGCGCCTCGCCGACCTCGTGCGCGGTCTCCGGCGCGAAACCGGCCGCGCGGGCCAGGAGTTCGGCCCGTAGCGCGCCGGCGTGCGCCTCGCCCAGGTAGGCCAGCTCGTCCTTCTTGTCGGTGCCGACGACGTCGAGTTTGAGTTTGGCGACGCCCGCGATCCGGGCGAGCAGCGGGCGGGTGACGTCGATGGCCTGAATGCGTTCCAGGCGGATGTGGGCGGTGCGGCGGAACAACAGGCCGGTACGGATGCGCAGTTCGCTGTCGGTCACCGCGAAGTGGGTGAACCACCAGGTCAGGAAGCCGTACAGGGCGGCGGCCGGGACGAACACCGCGAGCGCGATCAGCAGGGTCGTCGTGTCGAGCCGCATCAGCTGCCGCTGCGCCCCGTCCGGATCGTGCACGCCCCAGCCGATCAGCACCGCCACCGGCGCCCAGGCCCGCCGCAGCGGCGTCACCGGATGCAGCCGATGCTCGACGACCGGCCTCTCCCCCGCCCCGGCCTCGCCCTCGGCCCCTGGCTCAACCGCATCAACCGCATCGACTGCATCAACCGCATCAACCGCATCAACCACATCGACGGCATCAACCGCATCGACGGCGTCGACGGCCGCGCCGCCCGGCGGCTCCGCCCGTACCGTGTCGTCCGCGTCCCGTGCCGGCACCGTCACAGCCCCGCCGATCGGGCCTCGCCCAGCTGGGTGAGGCGGTCGCGCAGGCGTTCGGCCTCGGCCGGGTCGAGGCCCGGGATACGGGCGTCCGTGGCCGCCGCTGCCGTGTGGAGCTGCACGCTCGCCAGGTCGAAGTGCCGCTCGACGGGCCCGGAGGTCACCTCCACCAGCTGCATCCGCCCGTACGGCACCACGGTCTCCTCGCGCCAGAGCACACCCCGGCTGATCAGCAGGTCGTCGGCCCGTTCGGCGTACCGCCACGACCGCCAGTTGCGGCCCAGCATCGGCCAACCCCATAGCAGCAGAGCCAGCGGCAGCAGCGCGAACGCCGCCCACGGCGGGCCCGCGAGCCAGCCCGGCAGCACGGCCGTGGCGATCGTGATCGGCCCCAGCCACACCACCAGCAGCAGCCGCCTCATCCGCAACAGCCCGTGTGGCAGCCCCGTCCAGACCGGCTCACCCTCCGCGCGCCCGCCGCCGTCTTCCACGGTCTCCACGCTCCCCAAGCTCCCCGTCTCCATTCCGCCAGCGTACGTACGACAGACTGTGTCCATGACTCCCCCGACGGAGACCGGGCAGACCCGCGAGACGACGGTCGGTATCGGCGGTGCCGCCGAGAGCACGGACATGGTGCTCAACATCGGCCCGCAGCATCCGTCCACCCATGGTGTGCTGCGGCTGCGGCTCGTCCTCGACGGCGAGCGCATCCAGCACGCGGAACCGGTCATCGGCTATATGCACCGGGGCGCGGAGAAGCTCTTCGAGGCCCGCGACTACCGCCAGATCATCATGCTCGCCAACCGCCACGACTGGCTCTCCGCCTTCTCCAACGAGCTGGGCGTCGTCCTCGGTGTCGAACGCATGCTCGGCATGGAGGTCCCCGAGCGCGCCGTCTGGACGCGTACGCTCCTCGCCGAGCTGAACCGGGTCCTGAACCACCTGATGTTCCTCGGCTCGTACCCGCTGGAGCTGGGCGGCATCACCCCCGTCTTCTACGCCTTCCGGGAGCGCGAGGAGCTCCAGAACGTCATGGAGGAGGTCTCCGGCGGGCGGATGCACTACATGTTCAACCGGGTCGGCGGCCTCAAGGAGGACCTTCCGGCGGGCTGGACCGCACGCGCGCGTGCCGCTGTCGCGGACGTCCGCTCCCGTATGGGCGTCTTCGACGACCTGGTCCTCGGCAACGAGATCTTCCGGGGCCGCACCCGCGACGTGGGCGTCCTCTCCCCGCAGGCCGTGCACGCGTACGGCGTCAGCGGCCCCATCGCCCGCGCCTCCGGCGTCGACTTCGATCTGCGGCGCGACGAGCCGTACCTCGCCTACGGCGAACTCCAGGACGTCCTGAAGGTCGTCACGCGCGAGGAGGGCGACTGCCTCGCCCGCTTCGAGTGCCTCCTGGAACAGACCCAGAACGCCCTCGCGCTCGCCGACGCCTGCCTCGACCGGCTCACCGACCTGCCGCCCGGCCCGATCAACCAGCGCCTGCCGAAGGTCCTCAAGGCCCCCGAGGGCCACACCTACGCCTGGACCGAGAACCCCCTCGGCATCAACGGCTACTACCTGGTCAGCAAGGGCGAGAAGACCCCGTACCGGCTGAAGCTCCGCTCCGCCTCGTACAACAACATCCAGGCCCTCGCCGAACTGCTGCCGGGAACCCTGGTGGCCGACATGGTGGCGATCCTGGGCTCGCTGTTCTTCGTGGTGGGGGACATCGACAAGTAGGCGGGCGGGGAGGGGGAGGGTTCGGAGTTCAGACTGATCCTGAGGGAGAGGGTCCGGAAGTCGAACCAACCCACGGGGAAGGTCCGGAAGTCGAACCAACCCACGGGGAAGGTCCGGAATTCAAACCCAGTCGCGGGCGAGCAGGTCCGGAAGTCAAACCGAGTCGTGCGGGAGCGGGTCCGGAATTCCTACCGGCTGGAGCAGCCAGCCGAAGTCGCCCAGTCCGCCCGGCGCGGTCAGTTCGGCGGCCTCGCCCGCGCCCGCCAGGGCCCGTACGTACGCGGCGGGGTCGGTGGTCGCCAGGGAGAGCGGCGGACGGCCGGCGGTGACCCCCAGGGCGCGCAGGGCCTCCCGCTGGGTGAGCAGCCGGGCCCCCGGCAGCGCGCACGCGTCCAGCGCCACATGCGCGGTGATGTCGCACGACCCGTCCGGCACCGGCGCGGCCTCCCGCCCCTCCCGGAACCCCGTGAGCGTCCCGAAGGGCGGCCGGGAGCCGACTAGGTGCGCGTAGTCGACCGCGACGGCGAGCCCTCGCTCGACCCCCGCCACGGCCGCCGCCCACGCGCGGTCCCTCGGCAGCCCGATCTCGGCCCGCAGCCCCTCCTCCGGGTCGAGCGGCCACCACCGGCCCAGCCACTCCGCCTCCTCCCCGCCGACGGCCGCCCCGAGCAGCTCGCTCCCGTCCTCCCGTACGAGAACCAGCCGGACCACGCCCGCCGCGTCCACCTCGACGACCTCCACGGGTACGTTGTCCAGCCACTCGTTGGCGAACAGCAGCCCCGTGATCCCCCGCGGCGGTTCGGTGAGCCACTCGATGCGGTGATCGAGACCGGAGGGCCGGGCGGCCAGTTCGACGGCGTACGCGCGCGTGCGGGCCGCGACCTCGGCGGGCAGCGCGTCCAGCACGCCGCCCACCAGCTCCCCGTGCCCGGCCCCCATGTCCACGAAGGCCAGCTCCCCGGGCCTCCCCAACGCCTCGTCGACCCGGCACAGCAGCCGGGCCACGGCGGCGGCGAAGAGCGGAGAGGCGTGCACGGACGTCCGAAAGTGCGCGGCGGGCCCGCCCGCCCGCAGGTAGAAGCCCCCGGCCCCGTACAGCGCCTCCTCGGCCGCCACCCGCCAGGGCCGCGCCCCGTCAGGGGCGCGGGGCCCTGACATACGCGTCTCCGCCGCGTGGGCGGGATCAACCCCACACGACCCGCAGCCGCAGACCAACGCGTCCTCCCGAGCTCGTAGGCGATCCGTAGCAGGGTCAGGCTAAGCGGAACGGCTAACGCCGCCTCCACCTTGGGGAGTACATGCCCCCGTCATGGATCGACCCTCCGGTTGACCCCGGCGCACCGCCCCCTTCCCTACGCTGGGTTACGTGCAGCGCCTCTATGACTTCCTCCGCCGGCATCCGACATGGGTCGACAGCTTCTGGGCCGTCGTCCTGCTCGGGGTGACCCTGGCGGGCGGAGCGATCGACCCCGACTACGCGAACGACATGAACGAGACCGCGTTCGTGGTGATCACGCTCGCCCTCTGCCTGTCGATCGCCCTCCGGCGCCGCATGCCCGAGAAGATGCTGATGCTGGCCGCCGCTGCGGGCATCGCGCAACTGATCCTCGACGTGCCGAGAATCCCTGCCGACTTCGCGATGTTCGTGGTCATCTACACGGTCGCGGCGAACGGCGCCCGCTGGGCCTCCTGGTTCGCCCTCGGCGGCGGCCTCTGCGCGGCGTCGCTGGGACAGCTGCGCTGGACCGAGGACGACACCGGCTCGATGGGCAACGCGGTGCTCGCGTTGTTCCTGACCGTGCCCTTCGCTCTGGCCTGGGTGCTCGGCGACTCCCTGCGCACCCGCCGCGCGTACTTCGCGCAGCTGGAGGAGCGCGCCGCCCGGCTGGAGAAGGAGCGCGAGGCGCAGGCCAAGGTCGCCGTCGCCGCCGAGCGCGCCCGCATCGCCCGTGAGCTGCACGACGTCGTCGCGCACAACGTCTCCGTGATGGTCGTCCAGGCCGACGGTGCCGCGTACGTCCTCGACGCCGCCCCCGACCAGGCGAAGAAGGCCCTGGAGACGATCTCCTCCACCGGCCGCCAGGCCCTCGCCGAGATGCGCCGTCTGCTGGGCGTGCTGCGCACCGGGGAGCACAAGGAGGTCGGCGAGTACGTCCCGCAGCCCGATGTCGAGCAGATCGACGACCTCGTCGAGCAGTGCCGGGTCGCCGGGCTGCCCGTGGACTTCACGATCGAGGGCACCCCGCGCCCGCTGCCCAGCGGGGTGGAGCTGACGGCGTACCGCATCGTGCAGGAGGCCCTCACCAACACCCGCAAGCACGGCGGCCCGAACACCGGTGCGAGCGTCCGGCTGGTCTACTTCGACGACGGCCTCGGTCTGCTCGTCGAGGACGACGGCAAGGGCGCGCCCCACGAGCTGTACGAGGAGGGCGGCATCGACGGTCAGGGGCACGGGCTCATCGGGATGCGCGAGCGCGTCGGTATGGTCGGCGGCACGCTGGACGCGGGCCCCCGCCCCGGCGGCGGTTTCCGGATCAGCGCCCTGCTGCCCCTGAAGCCCGCGCACTGACACGGTCATGCCACCCGCTGACACCCGCAGACATGACACTCGCAGACATGACACTCGCAGACATGACACTCGCGGGCGTGACATCGAGGGCGTGACGGCAGCGGGCGTGACAGCCGACATCTGTATCCGTACGTATCCGTAGAC of Streptomyces phaeolivaceus contains these proteins:
- a CDS encoding sensor histidine kinase; protein product: MQRLYDFLRRHPTWVDSFWAVVLLGVTLAGGAIDPDYANDMNETAFVVITLALCLSIALRRRMPEKMLMLAAAAGIAQLILDVPRIPADFAMFVVIYTVAANGARWASWFALGGGLCAASLGQLRWTEDDTGSMGNAVLALFLTVPFALAWVLGDSLRTRRAYFAQLEERAARLEKEREAQAKVAVAAERARIARELHDVVAHNVSVMVVQADGAAYVLDAAPDQAKKALETISSTGRQALAEMRRLLGVLRTGEHKEVGEYVPQPDVEQIDDLVEQCRVAGLPVDFTIEGTPRPLPSGVELTAYRIVQEALTNTRKHGGPNTGASVRLVYFDDGLGLLVEDDGKGAPHELYEEGGIDGQGHGLIGMRERVGMVGGTLDAGPRPGGGFRISALLPLKPAH
- a CDS encoding PH domain-containing protein, producing METGSLGSVETVEDGGGRAEGEPVWTGLPHGLLRMRRLLLVVWLGPITIATAVLPGWLAGPPWAAFALLPLALLLWGWPMLGRNWRSWRYAERADDLLISRGVLWREETVVPYGRMQLVEVTSGPVERHFDLASVQLHTAAAATDARIPGLDPAEAERLRDRLTQLGEARSAGL
- a CDS encoding SAM-dependent methyltransferase codes for the protein MSGPRAPDGARPWRVAAEEALYGAGGFYLRAGGPAAHFRTSVHASPLFAAAVARLLCRVDEALGRPGELAFVDMGAGHGELVGGVLDALPAEVAARTRAYAVELAARPSGLDHRIEWLTEPPRGITGLLFANEWLDNVPVEVVEVDAAGVVRLVLVREDGSELLGAAVGGEEAEWLGRWWPLDPEEGLRAEIGLPRDRAWAAAVAGVERGLAVAVDYAHLVGSRPPFGTLTGFREGREAAPVPDGSCDITAHVALDACALPGARLLTQREALRALGVTAGRPPLSLATTDPAAYVRALAGAGEAAELTAPGGLGDFGWLLQPVGIPDPLPHDSV
- a CDS encoding NADH-quinone oxidoreductase subunit D, translating into MTPPTETGQTRETTVGIGGAAESTDMVLNIGPQHPSTHGVLRLRLVLDGERIQHAEPVIGYMHRGAEKLFEARDYRQIIMLANRHDWLSAFSNELGVVLGVERMLGMEVPERAVWTRTLLAELNRVLNHLMFLGSYPLELGGITPVFYAFREREELQNVMEEVSGGRMHYMFNRVGGLKEDLPAGWTARARAAVADVRSRMGVFDDLVLGNEIFRGRTRDVGVLSPQAVHAYGVSGPIARASGVDFDLRRDEPYLAYGELQDVLKVVTREEGDCLARFECLLEQTQNALALADACLDRLTDLPPGPINQRLPKVLKAPEGHTYAWTENPLGINGYYLVSKGEKTPYRLKLRSASYNNIQALAELLPGTLVADMVAILGSLFFVVGDIDK
- a CDS encoding PH domain-containing protein — encoded protein: MHPVTPLRRAWAPVAVLIGWGVHDPDGAQRQLMRLDTTTLLIALAVFVPAAALYGFLTWWFTHFAVTDSELRIRTGLLFRRTAHIRLERIQAIDVTRPLLARIAGVAKLKLDVVGTDKKDELAYLGEAHAGALRAELLARAAGFAPETAHEVGEAPVRQLLKVPAGVLAMSLVLTGATWATLVGAVVVPSALWFATESVWTVLATALPLLGAAGASSVGRFVTEYDWTVGDSPDGLRIDHGLLDRAHETVPPGRVQTVRVVEPLLWRRRGWVRVELDVAGSSNSVLVPVAPREVAEAVIARVLPGVTVPDATALVRPPGRARWCVPVWWRGYGLAVSDHVFAARHGLLRRRLDLVPHAKVQSVRLSQGPWKRYKGLADVRVDTGANKTVTARLRDGGEAAELLRAQAERSRTGRREALPDRWMV